Proteins from one Ahaetulla prasina isolate Xishuangbanna chromosome 2, ASM2864084v1, whole genome shotgun sequence genomic window:
- the LOC131190773 gene encoding cationic trypsin-3-like, which yields MKFIWLVAFLGAAVAFHIDDEDDDKIVGGYTCQKHSVPYQVSLTVGQHLCGGSIINNQWIVSAAHCNRSRFQVRLGEHSLTKNDGSEQHFNAVKIILHPKYNPQTLDNDIMLIKLSKPASLNSRVSAIRLPSSCPSNGEICLVSGWGNTLSSGVHYPDLLQCLNVPVLSQTECIGAYRGKITNNMFCAGYLEGGKDSCQCDSGGPIVCNGELQGIVSWGRGCALKNSPGVYTKVCNYISWIQETISSN from the exons ATGAAGTTCATTTGGCTGGTAGCATTCTTGGGAGCAGCTG TTGCCTTCCACATCGATGATGAAGACGATGATAAGATTGTGGGTGGCTACACTTGCCAAAAACATTCCGTCCCCTATCAGGTCTCATTGACTGTTGGGCAACATCTCTGCGGTGGCTCCATCATAAACAACCAATGGATAGTTTCAGCTGCTCACTGCAATAGGTC CCGATTCCAAGTGAGACTCGGGGAACACAGTTTGACCAAAAATGATGGTTCCGAGCAGCACTTCAATGCAGTTAAAATCATTCTTCATCCCAAATACAACCCCCAAACTTTGGACAATGACATCATGCTCATCAAACTATCCAAACCCGCCAGTCTCAATTCCCGTGTTTCAGCAATCCGTCTACCAAGCAGCTGTCCATCCAACGGAGAAATATGTTTAGTCTCTGGCTGGGGCAACACCCTCAGCAGTGGCG TACACTATCCAGACCTCCTACAGTGCCTGAATGTCCCTGTACTTTCTCAGACTGAGTGCATTGGGGCTTATCGAGGGAAAATCACCAACAATATGTTTTGTGCTGGATACCTGGAAGGTGGAAAAGACTCTTGTCAG TGTGACTCTGGAGGTCCGATTGTCTGCAATGGGGAACTCCAAGGAATTGTCTCTTGGGGCAGAGGATGTGCTCTGAAAAACTCCCCTGGTGTCTACACTAAAGTTTGCAACTACATTTCCTGGATTCAAGAAACCATCAGTTCCAACTGA
- the LOC131190775 gene encoding cationic trypsin-3-like, whose protein sequence is MKLIWLVAFLGAAAAFPIDDEDDDKIVGGYTCQKHSVPYQVSLNAGYHFCGGSIINNRWIVSAAHCYQSRIQVRLGEHSLNKNDGSEQYIDSIKIIRHPKFNARTLDNDIMLIKLSKPASLNSRVSAVRLPSSCPSTGAKCLVSGWGNTLSSGTRYPDLLQCLNAPVLSQSQCNYAYPGKITNNMFCAGYVEGGKDSCQGDSGGPVVCNGVLQGVVSWGEGCALKGKPGVYTKVCNYVSWIQKTISSN, encoded by the exons ATGAAGCTCATTTGGCTGGTAGCATTCTTGGGAGCAGCTG ctgccttccccattgatgaTGAAGACGATGATAAGATTGTGGGCGGCTATACCTGCCAAAAGCATTCTGTCCCCTATCAGGTCTCCCTGAATGCTGGATACCATTTCTGTGGTGGCTCCATCATAAACAACCGATGGATTGTTTCAGCTGCTCACTGCTATCAATC CCGAATCCAAGTGAGACTTGGGGAACACAGTTTGAACAAAAATGATGGTTCCGAGCAATACATTGATTCAATCAAAATCATTCGTCATCCCAAATTCAATGCCAGAACTTTGGACAATGATATCATGCTCATCAAACTATCGAAACCAGCCAGTCTAAATTCCCGTGTTTCAGCAGTGCGCCTACCAAGCAGCTGTCCATCCACTGGAGCAAAATGTTTAGTCTCAGGCTGGGGCAACACGCTCAGCAGTGGCA CACGCTATCCAGACCTCCTACAGTGCCTGAATGCCCCTGTACTTTCTCAGAGTCAGTGCAATTATGCTTATCCAGGGAAAATCACCAACAATATGTTTTGTGCAGGATACGTGGAAGGTGGAAAAGACTCTTGTCAG GGAGACTCTGGTGGCCCAGTTGTCTGCAATGGAGTACTCCAAGGAGTTGTCTCTTGGGGTGAAGGATGTGCTCTGAAAGGCAAGCCCGGTGTCTACACTAAAGTTTGCAACTACGTTTCTTGGATTCAGAAAACCATCAGTTCCAACTGA